From the genome of Pseudomonas yamanorum, one region includes:
- a CDS encoding sigma-54-dependent Fis family transcriptional regulator yields the protein MSTPLAHDAIIQDSWRRCRAYGLDHQSTPSFDQLPADGVSQLLESQHSLVQTTHQEVLPYYENILSNSNCLIMLADNQGQVLTSWGTQRFIEPKLAHGFSAGASWMERSSGTNAIGTALACAQAVHIEHDEHFLKANRFMTGSAAPIFDAQREIIAVLDVSSDSYLPPSHTLGMVKMMSQTVENRLILNLFRGEHFQLTFNTGLNNLDSQWAGLLIFDESGQVLSANRRADNLLGISLSRVLIDSLFKVSLLELLNQPEGLPFSLQAAGRNRFQCLLKRPKQAPVQARVFVETKKPSESGPTAISLKTLHFGDARVEKAVRQAERLLEKDIPLLIHGETGVGKEVFVKALHQASSRSQQAFIAVNCAAIPAELVESELFGYEKGAFTGANQKGSIGLIRKADKGTLFLDEIGDMPLPTQARLLRVLQERCVQPVGSSELYPVDLRIISATNRSLREQVQLGRFREDLYYRIGGLTLELPPLRERTDKQALFKQLWQQHREPTQWAGLSNEVLALFEQHPWPGNLRQVSSVLQVALAMAEELPIRVEHLPDDFFVDLNGLVPEPAGEKLDDSMDLAQRLKAAGGNISHLARELGVSRNTLYKRLRQN from the coding sequence ATGAGCACACCGCTGGCGCACGATGCCATCATCCAGGACTCCTGGCGCCGCTGCCGGGCCTATGGCCTGGATCACCAGAGCACGCCGAGCTTCGACCAACTGCCCGCAGACGGCGTCAGCCAATTGCTCGAAAGCCAGCATTCCCTCGTGCAGACCACCCACCAGGAAGTGCTGCCCTACTACGAAAACATTCTCAGCAATTCCAACTGCCTGATCATGCTTGCCGACAACCAGGGCCAGGTGCTGACTTCGTGGGGCACCCAACGTTTTATCGAACCCAAGCTGGCCCATGGTTTCAGCGCCGGCGCCAGCTGGATGGAGCGTTCCAGCGGCACCAACGCCATCGGCACCGCCCTGGCCTGTGCCCAGGCAGTGCATATCGAACACGACGAACACTTCCTCAAGGCCAACCGTTTCATGACCGGCTCGGCAGCGCCGATCTTCGATGCGCAGCGGGAAATCATCGCGGTGCTGGATGTGTCCAGCGACAGCTACCTGCCGCCCTCCCACACCCTGGGCATGGTCAAGATGATGAGCCAGACCGTCGAGAACCGGCTGATCCTCAACCTGTTTCGCGGTGAGCATTTCCAGCTGACGTTCAATACCGGGTTGAACAATCTCGACAGCCAATGGGCCGGGCTGCTGATTTTTGATGAAAGCGGCCAGGTACTGTCGGCCAATCGCCGGGCTGACAACCTGCTGGGCATCAGCCTGTCGCGGGTGTTGATCGACAGCCTGTTCAAGGTGTCGCTGCTGGAACTGCTCAACCAGCCCGAAGGCCTGCCCTTCTCGCTGCAAGCCGCCGGGCGCAACCGTTTCCAATGCCTGCTGAAACGGCCGAAACAGGCGCCAGTGCAGGCTCGCGTGTTTGTGGAAACGAAAAAGCCCAGCGAATCCGGCCCCACGGCCATCAGTCTCAAGACCCTGCACTTCGGCGATGCCCGCGTGGAAAAGGCCGTGCGTCAGGCCGAGCGCCTGCTGGAAAAGGACATTCCGTTGCTGATCCATGGCGAAACCGGCGTCGGCAAGGAAGTGTTCGTCAAAGCCCTGCACCAGGCCAGTTCCCGCAGCCAACAAGCATTTATCGCCGTCAACTGCGCAGCGATCCCCGCCGAACTGGTGGAGTCGGAACTGTTCGGCTACGAAAAAGGCGCGTTCACCGGCGCCAACCAGAAAGGCAGTATCGGGCTGATCCGCAAGGCAGATAAAGGCACGCTGTTCCTCGACGAGATCGGCGACATGCCGCTGCCGACCCAGGCCCGGCTGTTGCGGGTGTTGCAGGAACGCTGTGTTCAGCCTGTAGGCAGCAGCGAGTTGTACCCGGTGGATTTGCGGATCATCTCCGCCACCAACCGCTCGCTGCGCGAACAGGTACAGCTCGGGCGTTTTCGCGAAGACCTGTATTACCGAATCGGTGGCCTGACCCTGGAGCTGCCGCCGCTACGGGAGCGCACGGATAAACAGGCGTTGTTCAAGCAGCTGTGGCAACAGCATCGCGAGCCGACGCAGTGGGCCGGATTGAGTAACGAGGTACTGGCCTTGTTTGAACAGCATCCGTGGCCGGGCAATCTACGCCAGGTGAGCAGCGTGTTGCAGGTGGCGCTGGCCATGGCGGAAGAGCTGCCGATTCGGGTGGAACATTTGCCGGATGATTTTTTTGTGGATTTGAATGGGCTGGTGCCAGAGCCAGCCGGTGAGAAGCTGGACGACAGCATGGACCTTGCCCAGCGGTTGAAGGCGGCGGGCGGTAATATTTCTCACCTGGCCAGGGAGCTCGGCGTCAGCCGCAATACCCTGTACAAGCGACTGCGGCAAAACTAG
- a CDS encoding ABC transporter ATP-binding protein, producing MSLTLEHVTRVVEGQTWIDDANLRFEAGSFNVLLGRTLSGKTSLMRLMAGLDKPDSGRILMNGVDVTQKPVRLRNVSMVYQQFINYPTMTVFENIASPLRQAGVSAEQIQSKVLETAKMLRIEKFLQRHPLELSGGQQQRTAMARALVKDAELILFDEPLVNLDYKLREELRQEMRELFKARHTIAIYATTEPNEALALGGTTTILHEGRVIQSGKAAEVYHQPQTVLAAELFSEPPINLMPGRISGNEVSFANFVHFPLNVDLRPIGEGEFRFGVRPSHISLVPSNDDDLELAVTVEVAEISGSETFLHVRSEHFLLVLHLPGVHEYDVDAPIRIYIPTHKLFVFDGQGRLVQAPGRRVARVA from the coding sequence ATGTCATTGACCCTGGAGCACGTCACTCGCGTTGTCGAAGGCCAAACCTGGATCGACGACGCCAACCTGCGTTTCGAAGCCGGTTCCTTCAATGTATTGCTGGGCCGTACCCTGTCCGGCAAGACCAGCCTGATGCGCCTGATGGCCGGCCTGGACAAGCCCGACAGCGGGCGCATCCTGATGAATGGCGTGGACGTCACCCAGAAGCCGGTGCGCCTGCGCAATGTGTCGATGGTCTATCAGCAGTTCATCAACTACCCGACCATGACTGTGTTCGAGAACATCGCCTCGCCGCTGCGCCAGGCCGGAGTCTCTGCCGAGCAGATCCAGAGCAAAGTCCTTGAAACCGCAAAAATGCTGCGCATCGAGAAATTCCTCCAGCGTCACCCCCTGGAACTCTCCGGCGGCCAGCAGCAACGCACCGCCATGGCCCGGGCGCTGGTCAAGGACGCCGAGCTGATTCTGTTCGATGAACCCCTGGTGAACCTGGACTACAAACTGCGGGAAGAACTGCGCCAGGAAATGCGTGAGCTGTTCAAGGCGCGCCACACCATCGCGATCTACGCCACCACCGAACCCAACGAAGCCTTGGCCCTGGGCGGCACCACCACGATTCTGCATGAGGGCCGGGTGATCCAGAGCGGCAAGGCGGCCGAGGTCTATCACCAGCCGCAAACCGTGCTGGCGGCCGAGCTGTTTTCCGAGCCGCCGATCAACCTGATGCCCGGGCGTATCAGCGGCAATGAAGTGAGCTTCGCCAACTTCGTGCACTTCCCGCTGAACGTCGACTTGCGACCCATCGGTGAAGGCGAGTTTCGCTTTGGCGTGCGTCCCAGCCATATCAGCCTGGTACCGAGCAACGACGATGACCTGGAGCTGGCAGTGACCGTGGAAGTCGCCGAGATCAGCGGCTCGGAAACCTTCCTGCACGTGCGCAGCGAACACTTCCTGCTGGTGCTGCACTTGCCCGGGGTGCACGAGTACGACGTCGACGCGCCGATCCGCATCTATATCCCTACCCACAAATTGTTTGTGTTCGATGGCCAGGGACGTTTGGTTCAGGCCCCCGGCCGACGTGTCGCGAGGGTTGCCTGA
- a CDS encoding ABC transporter ATP-binding protein produces the protein MAEIHLQNLAHSYSSKPNGPEDYAIREMNHVWEQGGAYALLGPSGCGKSTLLNIISGLLSPSEGQVLFDTKVVNELTPEKRNIAQVFQFPVVYDTMTVFDNLAFPLRNQGMAEAKIHSKVQEIAEVLDLQNLLGKKARNLTADEKQKVSMGRGLVRDDVSAILFDEPLTVIDPHLKWKLRRKLKQIHEQFNITMVYVTHDQLEASTFADKIAVMYGGQIVQFGTPRELFERPSHTFVGYFIGSPGMNLIEVQAEAGGVRFAGTHLALSEALQQRIGETPYKKLQVGIRPEFIHVWDEHNPDALQAQVTHVEDLGTYKIMTLNLDGAPLKVRLAEDKPVPEGQASISFPGQWLMVYADDYLLEVQP, from the coding sequence ATGGCCGAGATCCATTTGCAGAACCTGGCCCACAGCTACAGCTCCAAGCCAAACGGCCCCGAGGACTACGCGATTCGCGAGATGAACCACGTCTGGGAGCAGGGTGGCGCCTATGCCTTGCTCGGGCCGTCGGGCTGCGGCAAGTCGACCTTGCTCAACATCATCTCCGGCCTGCTCAGCCCGTCCGAAGGCCAGGTGCTGTTCGACACCAAGGTGGTCAACGAGTTGACCCCGGAAAAACGCAACATCGCCCAGGTGTTCCAGTTCCCTGTGGTGTACGACACCATGACCGTGTTCGATAACCTGGCCTTTCCCTTGCGAAACCAGGGCATGGCCGAGGCGAAGATTCACAGCAAGGTGCAGGAAATTGCCGAGGTGCTCGACCTGCAGAACCTGCTGGGTAAAAAAGCCCGCAATCTCACCGCCGATGAAAAACAGAAAGTCTCCATGGGCCGCGGGCTGGTGCGGGATGACGTTTCGGCGATCCTGTTCGACGAACCGCTGACGGTGATCGACCCGCACCTGAAGTGGAAGCTGCGGCGCAAGCTCAAGCAGATCCACGAGCAGTTCAATATCACCATGGTCTACGTGACCCATGACCAACTGGAAGCCTCGACCTTCGCCGACAAGATCGCGGTGATGTACGGCGGGCAGATCGTGCAGTTCGGCACGCCCCGGGAGTTGTTCGAGCGGCCCAGTCACACCTTTGTTGGCTATTTCATCGGCAGCCCTGGGATGAATCTGATTGAGGTGCAGGCAGAGGCGGGCGGTGTGCGCTTTGCCGGGACACACCTGGCGTTGTCCGAGGCGTTACAGCAGCGCATTGGCGAAACCCCCTACAAGAAGCTGCAGGTCGGCATCCGCCCGGAATTTATCCATGTGTGGGATGAGCACAATCCCGACGCGCTACAGGCGCAAGTCACCCATGTCGAAGACCTCGGCACCTACAAGATCATGACCCTCAACCTCGACGGCGCCCCGTTGAAAGTGCGCCTGGCCGAAGACAAACCAGTGCCCGAGGGCCAGGCGTCCATCAGCTTTCCGGGGCAGTGGCTGATGGTGTATGCCGACGACTACTTGCTGGAGGTGCAGCCATGA
- a CDS encoding carbohydrate ABC transporter permease has translation MNKVQNNKAWWLVLPVFLLVAFSAVIPMMTVVNYSVQDIFDQSSRYFVGADWYKQVLLDPRLHDSLLRQFIYSACVLLIEIPLGIAIALTMPTKGRWSSLVLIVMAIPLLIPWNVVGTIWQIFGRADIGLMGSTLNAMGISYNYAANTMDAWVTVLVMDVWHWTSLVALLCFSGLRAIPDVYYQAARIDRASSWAVFRHIQLPKLKSVLLIAVMLRFMDSFMIYTEPFVLTGGGPGNATTFLSQTLTQMAVGQFDLGPAAAFSLVYFLIILLVSWLFYTAMTHSDANR, from the coding sequence ATGAACAAGGTGCAAAACAACAAGGCCTGGTGGCTGGTATTGCCGGTGTTCCTGCTGGTGGCCTTCAGCGCGGTGATCCCGATGATGACCGTGGTCAACTACTCGGTGCAGGACATCTTCGACCAATCCAGTCGCTACTTCGTCGGCGCTGACTGGTACAAACAGGTGCTGCTGGACCCACGCCTGCATGACTCGCTGCTGCGTCAGTTCATCTACTCCGCCTGTGTGCTGTTGATCGAGATTCCGCTGGGCATCGCCATCGCCCTGACCATGCCCACCAAGGGCCGCTGGTCGTCGCTGGTATTGATCGTGATGGCGATTCCACTGCTGATCCCATGGAACGTGGTCGGTACCATCTGGCAGATCTTTGGGCGTGCCGACATTGGCCTGATGGGTTCCACGCTCAACGCGATGGGCATCAGCTACAACTACGCCGCCAACACCATGGACGCCTGGGTCACGGTGCTGGTGATGGACGTGTGGCACTGGACGTCCCTGGTGGCGCTGCTGTGTTTCTCGGGGCTGCGGGCGATCCCGGATGTGTACTACCAGGCGGCGCGGATTGATCGGGCGTCAAGTTGGGCGGTATTCCGACATATCCAGCTGCCAAAGCTGAAAAGCGTGCTGCTGATCGCGGTGATGCTGCGCTTCATGGACAGTTTCATGATCTACACCGAGCCGTTTGTGCTGACGGGCGGCGGGCCGGGGAATGCCACCACCTTCCTCAGTCAGACGCTTACCCAGATGGCCGTAGGCCAATTCGACCTGGGCCCGGCGGCGGCGTTCTCCCTGGTGTACTTCCTGATCATCCTGTTGGTGTCCTGGCTGTTCTACACCGCCATGACCCACTCCGACGCCAACCGCTGA